The Brevibacillus brevis genome contains a region encoding:
- a CDS encoding DUF4179 domain-containing protein yields MGGHAITVNEVYYDGTRFTIGYTLETKQAVGEHYLGSSPDLTANGKAFGYTGSSKHTQITPTLATGIVEIDAINGLPKEFKLGLSFHGEDGKEWSFSLPISSRTDTKRIPIHHQQQAGSIDLTVSDITMGRVEIGDQGEESVIKPAMETMKKLGKDIEFKTFTVTLKK; encoded by the coding sequence GTGGGTGGCCATGCGATTACGGTCAATGAAGTTTACTACGATGGCACGCGATTTACGATTGGTTATACATTAGAAACAAAGCAGGCAGTCGGAGAGCATTATTTAGGCTCCTCGCCAGATCTGACGGCAAATGGGAAAGCATTTGGATACACAGGAAGCAGCAAGCATACACAAATCACGCCGACACTTGCGACCGGGATTGTTGAAATTGACGCGATCAATGGCTTGCCTAAGGAGTTCAAGCTTGGATTGAGCTTCCATGGGGAGGACGGCAAGGAGTGGAGCTTCTCCTTGCCAATCAGTTCCCGTACAGACACGAAGCGCATTCCAATCCATCACCAGCAACAAGCTGGAAGCATTGACCTGACTGTTTCCGATATAACCATGGGTCGTGTTGAGATAGGGGACCAGGGGGAGGAATCCGTAATCAAACCAGCAATGGAAACGATGAAAAAGCTGGGGAAAGACATCGAGTTCAAAACGTTTACGGTTACGTTAAAAAAATAA
- the fabF gene encoding beta-ketoacyl-ACP synthase II — MEKVVVTGMGVISPIGNTVNQFWNSLVQGKSGISPIDTFDTARNKTKIAGLVRDFDPVERFGRKEARRMDRFCQFALAAVEEALEDAQLRLEELDPERIGVYVGSGIGGVATLLEQHDVLRERGPERVSPTLVPMLISNMAAAMISIKYGLYGPTMSPVTACSIGNTSIGEAFRLIRSGGADVVIAGGSEAAVTDISLASFSNATALSTRNDDPAGASRPFDSQRDGFVMAEGAGIVILESESHAKKRNARMYAEVIGYGASSDAYHMVATHPEGIGPYRAMKWALQEAGVQTTHVDVISAHATSTEIGDRSETLAIKKLFGEHAYRVPITANKSMTGHMFGAAGGAEAIALIKSLQEGIIPPTINQEEQDPDCDLDYVPNTARRATLDIGMSNSFGFGGHNAVIVLKKM, encoded by the coding sequence ATGGAAAAAGTCGTTGTCACAGGTATGGGAGTCATCTCCCCGATAGGGAATACAGTGAATCAGTTTTGGAACAGTCTCGTGCAAGGGAAGTCTGGGATATCGCCTATTGATACTTTTGATACAGCACGCAATAAAACGAAAATTGCAGGCTTGGTGCGAGATTTTGATCCGGTGGAGCGTTTTGGGCGCAAAGAGGCGCGACGAATGGATCGCTTTTGCCAGTTTGCCCTTGCTGCTGTAGAAGAAGCGCTTGAGGATGCACAGCTTCGGCTGGAAGAGTTGGACCCCGAGCGAATCGGGGTATATGTAGGCTCTGGCATTGGTGGGGTAGCGACACTGCTTGAGCAGCATGATGTCCTGCGTGAGCGTGGTCCAGAGCGGGTCAGCCCGACGCTGGTTCCGATGCTCATCTCCAACATGGCAGCAGCGATGATCAGCATCAAGTACGGTCTGTACGGGCCGACGATGTCACCTGTTACTGCTTGTTCGATTGGGAATACATCCATCGGAGAGGCTTTTCGGCTCATTCGCTCAGGCGGAGCGGATGTCGTCATCGCAGGGGGTTCTGAGGCCGCTGTGACGGACATATCTCTCGCCAGCTTTAGCAATGCGACGGCATTGTCAACGAGAAATGATGATCCAGCAGGCGCGAGTCGGCCATTTGATTCCCAGCGGGATGGGTTTGTCATGGCAGAAGGTGCCGGGATTGTGATTTTGGAATCAGAATCACACGCCAAGAAAAGAAATGCCCGCATGTATGCCGAGGTGATCGGCTACGGGGCAAGCTCTGATGCCTATCATATGGTGGCGACACATCCAGAAGGAATCGGCCCCTATCGGGCGATGAAATGGGCCCTCCAGGAAGCAGGGGTGCAAACGACACACGTCGATGTCATTAGTGCCCACGCAACCAGCACAGAAATCGGAGACCGCTCTGAGACACTGGCGATCAAAAAGCTGTTTGGCGAGCATGCGTACCGTGTACCGATCACCGCCAACAAATCGATGACGGGTCATATGTTTGGTGCAGCAGGAGGGGCGGAGGCGATCGCCCTGATTAAGAGTCTGCAGGAAGGGATCATTCCCCCGACGATCAATCAGGAGGAACAAGACCCGGACTGCGATCTGGACTATGTGCCAAATACAGCCCGCAGAGCCACGCTAGACATCGGCATGTCCAATTCCTTTGGCTTTGGCGGTCACAACGCAGTCATCGTACTGAAAAAAATGTAA
- a CDS encoding TetR/AcrR family transcriptional regulator yields the protein MTTRRERKKRETREKIFNAAIKLFKTHGFEATTIDMISEEADVARGTIFLHFTSKEAILANWGYERLHEIEERREEWDYGNDCKSKVLRIYKIMNEVTITNFDFIKVVVESSMKHRKVLENEKNMYFELRQLFADLIEEAQEKNQLKSKFNPLVAANMLENIYYNALYDWVRSEGAWALEEIMEEKVSIVFEGLVVE from the coding sequence TTGACGACGAGACGGGAACGGAAAAAGCGCGAAACCCGCGAAAAAATCTTCAATGCTGCCATCAAGCTTTTCAAAACGCACGGCTTTGAAGCAACCACTATCGACATGATTTCCGAAGAAGCGGATGTTGCACGCGGTACGATCTTTTTGCATTTCACTTCAAAGGAAGCCATTCTCGCCAACTGGGGATATGAGCGTCTGCATGAAATCGAGGAGCGCCGGGAAGAGTGGGATTATGGGAACGACTGCAAGTCGAAGGTGCTGCGGATCTACAAGATCATGAATGAAGTCACCATCACCAATTTCGATTTCATTAAAGTCGTCGTAGAATCCTCGATGAAACATCGGAAAGTGCTTGAGAACGAAAAGAACATGTACTTTGAATTGCGTCAACTGTTCGCTGACCTGATTGAAGAAGCGCAAGAAAAGAATCAATTGAAAAGCAAATTCAACCCTCTTGTCGCTGCAAATATGCTGGAAAACATTTACTACAACGCTCTTTATGATTGGGTACGCAGCGAGGGAGCCTGGGCACTCGAAGAAATCATGGAAGAGAAGGTCTCTATCGTATTCGAAGGGCTGGTCGTGGAATAA
- a CDS encoding DUF3656 domain-containing U32 family peptidase codes for MRNGIKREDIELLAPAGNWDCLKAAVANGANAIFFGVEKFNARARAENFQMAELPEIMAYLHMYGVKGFLTFNILVFENELEDARELIDACIHAGVDAVIVQDLGLVKMIREISPDFPIHGSTQMTITSPEAVEFTKPFDMERVVLGRENSLKEIKKIGEKAKLPMEVFVHGALCVSYSGQCLTSEMWGGRSANRGECAQACRLPYDLMVDGVQKDMGNIAYVLSPKDLAAIDLVPELIEAGVTSFKIEGRLKTPEYVANVVSKYNAAIERYFAGQDTGPSEVEVRELQQSFSRGFTHGFLTGTNNKQLVDGSFPKSRGVFLGTVKKLLPTGVLVDITAPVKRGDGIVFDAGDPTQKEEGGRIYDILSRSKKVEGEVSKGMYEIVMGRNDVNLKRLHVGDRVWKTSDPELDRRLRKTFETEKPYRTFPLSVHVSGKLGEKLSVTWVDKQANHAVSVPSEVLLETALKRPLTKELLHDQLSRLGGTIFHLEAHDLTVDLEGDLIVPVSELNRMRRDAVEQLVFLRSKPPIYHHHDINVYADVPTRKPVEKPLLTALCRSLEQLEAAAQTDVDFLYADFEFVKQYPEGVKLAHKYGKKIGIATMRIHMPDENGVLALIAKSKPDAILVRNTGALYYYLSRRDEIDIPLIGDFSLNVANHKAVELFLATGLERVTPSYDLNIQQMVDLLSRSNAANMELVIHQHMPMFHTEHCVYCTFMSEGTDHTNCGTPCETSRISLKDRVGFSHPVRVDTGCRNTVYNAIDQSGAEYLSEFRSLNVGSYRIEFLEEEPERVKEVISLYRKALRGEVSGTHVWRTLKATNQLGVTRGQLTK; via the coding sequence ATGCGAAATGGTATAAAGCGTGAAGATATCGAGCTGTTGGCACCTGCTGGTAACTGGGACTGTTTGAAGGCAGCTGTGGCCAACGGAGCCAATGCCATCTTTTTTGGGGTAGAAAAGTTCAACGCGCGAGCTCGTGCTGAGAACTTCCAAATGGCTGAACTGCCTGAGATTATGGCTTATTTGCACATGTACGGGGTAAAGGGCTTCCTTACCTTTAATATTCTCGTATTTGAAAATGAACTGGAGGATGCACGCGAGCTGATTGACGCTTGTATTCACGCTGGAGTAGACGCTGTGATCGTGCAAGACCTCGGTCTTGTAAAGATGATCCGCGAGATTTCTCCAGACTTCCCGATTCACGGCTCTACCCAAATGACGATTACTTCGCCGGAAGCGGTGGAGTTCACGAAGCCGTTTGATATGGAACGCGTCGTACTCGGTCGTGAAAATTCATTAAAAGAGATCAAAAAGATCGGAGAAAAAGCAAAGCTGCCGATGGAAGTATTCGTCCACGGTGCCTTGTGTGTTTCTTATTCGGGACAATGTCTGACCTCGGAAATGTGGGGGGGACGCTCGGCAAACCGCGGAGAGTGTGCCCAAGCCTGTCGCTTGCCGTATGACCTGATGGTAGACGGTGTGCAGAAGGACATGGGGAATATCGCTTACGTGCTGTCCCCGAAGGACTTGGCTGCCATCGATTTGGTTCCTGAGTTGATCGAGGCTGGCGTGACTTCCTTTAAAATTGAAGGCCGCCTGAAAACACCAGAATACGTTGCAAACGTCGTGAGCAAATACAATGCCGCCATTGAGCGTTATTTTGCCGGACAAGATACGGGACCATCCGAGGTAGAAGTACGCGAGCTGCAACAAAGCTTCTCTCGCGGGTTTACACACGGATTTTTGACCGGGACAAACAACAAGCAGCTCGTAGATGGATCGTTCCCGAAAAGCCGCGGAGTGTTTTTGGGAACCGTGAAAAAACTGCTTCCTACAGGCGTTTTGGTGGACATCACTGCTCCTGTCAAACGCGGAGACGGAATCGTGTTCGACGCGGGTGATCCCACGCAAAAAGAAGAAGGCGGACGCATCTATGATATTTTGAGCCGCAGTAAAAAAGTAGAAGGCGAAGTTTCCAAAGGCATGTACGAAATCGTCATGGGACGCAATGACGTGAATCTGAAACGTCTTCACGTCGGTGACCGCGTATGGAAGACAAGCGATCCTGAGCTGGATCGTCGCCTGCGCAAAACGTTTGAGACGGAAAAGCCTTATCGCACCTTCCCGCTGTCCGTTCACGTAAGCGGCAAGCTGGGTGAAAAGCTCAGCGTCACTTGGGTGGATAAACAGGCGAATCACGCTGTCAGTGTTCCTTCCGAGGTGCTGCTGGAGACTGCTTTGAAGCGTCCTCTGACGAAGGAGTTGCTGCACGATCAACTAAGCCGTCTGGGCGGAACCATTTTCCACCTGGAAGCTCACGATCTGACTGTCGATCTCGAAGGGGATCTCATCGTACCTGTCAGCGAGTTGAACCGGATGCGCCGTGACGCAGTCGAACAGCTCGTGTTCCTGCGTTCCAAGCCGCCGATTTACCATCATCACGATATCAATGTATACGCAGACGTACCAACGAGAAAACCAGTGGAAAAGCCACTCCTGACAGCTCTCTGCCGCTCGCTTGAGCAATTGGAAGCAGCTGCGCAAACAGATGTGGACTTCCTCTACGCTGACTTTGAATTCGTCAAGCAGTATCCAGAGGGCGTCAAGCTGGCCCATAAGTACGGGAAAAAGATCGGGATTGCTACCATGCGCATTCATATGCCGGATGAAAACGGTGTCCTTGCCCTGATCGCGAAAAGCAAGCCAGACGCTATTCTGGTACGCAATACGGGAGCACTCTATTACTACTTGTCCCGTCGTGATGAAATCGACATTCCATTGATTGGCGATTTCTCCTTGAATGTCGCGAACCACAAGGCAGTTGAGCTGTTCCTTGCAACAGGTCTTGAGCGCGTCACGCCATCGTACGATCTGAACATCCAGCAGATGGTCGATCTGCTCAGCCGCTCGAACGCTGCGAACATGGAGCTGGTCATCCACCAGCACATGCCGATGTTCCACACCGAGCACTGCGTATACTGCACATTCATGAGTGAAGGTACTGACCATACAAACTGCGGAACTCCATGTGAGACCTCCCGCATTTCTTTGAAAGACCGCGTCGGTTTCTCTCACCCTGTACGTGTGGATACCGGTTGCCGCAATACCGTTTATAACGCGATTGACCAGTCCGGCGCTGAGTACTTGAGTGAGTTCCGCTCTCTCAATGTCGGCAGCTACCGCATCGAGTTTTTGGAAGAAGAACCAGAGCGCGTGAAAGAAGTAATCAGTCTGTATCGCAAGGCATTGCGCGGAGAAGTTAGCGGTACACACGTATGGCGTACCCTGAAGGCAACCAACCAATTGGGCGTCACACGTGGGCAACTGACAAAATAA
- a CDS encoding peptide ABC transporter substrate-binding protein, with protein sequence MRRTANRWWQKTGKAVFAAGLALALAACGQPQEAAKPATQPRTETTPANASAQPEQILRLNNFTEPLSLHPGLISDVWSSNVIFQTFEGLTRIDDKGVPQPAMAQEIKASDDLLTYTFTIRDNAKWSNGDPVTAHDFENAWKWALDSKNGSQYAYQLFYVKNAEAAFAGKAKPEEIGVKATDDNTLVVQLENPTPFFLELTAFYSYFPLNTKVVKDNPDWAKEAGPAYTSNGPFKLAAWEHKTKLTLTKNEHYWDADAVKLTKIEMNMINDANTELSMLEGGDLDWAGAPTGNLPLDAMPTLKEKGLLVITPKAGTYWYEFNTEQKPFHNKKIRQAFSYAINRKDIVENITQGGELVATAVVPPTMFAENEQGLFTDNDMEKAKQLLAEGMKEEGYASVDQLPPITLSYNTEEAQTKIAQAVQDMWQKNLGVHVKLENQEWNVYYENVKNGKYQVARMGWTGDFNDPINFLEIFRTKEGNNHTRWENRQYADLLAASAKEKDAAKRKAILQEAEKILVDEMPVIPFYFKSTVYAQNPKLKGVVISGLGYAQYKWAYFE encoded by the coding sequence ATGAGACGTACCGCAAACCGATGGTGGCAAAAAACAGGAAAAGCTGTTTTCGCAGCAGGCTTGGCTTTAGCGCTTGCTGCATGCGGACAACCACAGGAAGCAGCAAAGCCTGCCACACAACCAAGGACAGAAACTACGCCAGCTAATGCATCTGCGCAACCCGAACAGATACTCAGGCTGAATAACTTTACAGAACCGCTTTCTCTTCATCCCGGACTTATTTCAGATGTTTGGTCATCCAATGTTATTTTTCAGACGTTTGAGGGGCTGACTCGCATTGACGACAAGGGCGTTCCACAGCCCGCCATGGCCCAGGAAATCAAGGCATCAGACGATTTGTTGACGTACACCTTCACGATTCGCGACAATGCGAAGTGGTCGAATGGCGATCCCGTAACTGCGCACGATTTTGAAAACGCCTGGAAATGGGCACTCGATTCCAAAAACGGTTCCCAGTATGCCTATCAGCTGTTTTATGTAAAAAATGCAGAGGCGGCCTTTGCTGGCAAAGCGAAGCCCGAAGAGATCGGGGTAAAGGCAACAGATGACAATACATTGGTCGTCCAATTGGAAAACCCGACGCCGTTTTTTCTGGAGCTGACGGCATTTTACAGCTACTTTCCGCTGAATACCAAAGTGGTGAAAGACAATCCGGACTGGGCGAAGGAAGCAGGACCAGCCTACACCTCGAATGGACCGTTTAAACTCGCTGCGTGGGAGCATAAAACCAAGCTGACGCTTACGAAAAACGAGCATTATTGGGACGCAGACGCTGTCAAGCTGACCAAAATCGAAATGAATATGATCAATGACGCGAATACAGAGCTGTCAATGCTGGAGGGCGGCGATCTCGATTGGGCAGGTGCCCCGACTGGCAATCTTCCGCTCGACGCGATGCCGACCTTGAAGGAAAAAGGATTGCTGGTGATCACGCCAAAAGCCGGGACGTATTGGTATGAATTTAACACAGAGCAAAAGCCTTTCCACAACAAAAAAATTCGCCAAGCCTTTTCATACGCAATCAACCGGAAAGACATTGTGGAGAACATCACGCAGGGAGGAGAATTGGTTGCGACTGCCGTAGTGCCGCCTACGATGTTTGCTGAGAACGAGCAAGGCTTGTTTACAGACAATGACATGGAAAAAGCCAAGCAATTGTTGGCGGAAGGCATGAAGGAAGAAGGGTACGCCAGCGTCGACCAGCTCCCGCCGATTACACTGTCCTATAATACGGAGGAAGCACAGACCAAAATCGCGCAAGCTGTACAGGACATGTGGCAAAAAAACTTGGGTGTGCACGTCAAGCTGGAGAATCAGGAATGGAATGTCTACTATGAAAACGTGAAAAACGGGAAGTACCAAGTAGCGCGGATGGGGTGGACGGGGGATTTCAACGATCCAATCAACTTCCTTGAAATATTCCGAACGAAGGAAGGCAACAACCATACTCGTTGGGAGAATCGTCAATATGCCGATCTATTGGCGGCTTCTGCCAAAGAGAAGGATGCTGCCAAACGAAAAGCGATCTTGCAAGAGGCGGAGAAAATCTTGGTGGACGAAATGCCAGTCATTCCGTTTTACTTTAAGTCTACGGTGTATGCCCAGAACCCCAAGTTGAAAGGCGTAGTCATTTCAGGTCTGGGATACGCGCAGTACAAATGGGCATATTTCGAATAA
- a CDS encoding sigma factor, giving the protein MNIKLGLVARAKAGDSDAFQMLIHQEKANLYKMAFVYTRNEDDALEVFQETVYKALISISTLKDDQYVTTWLTRVLINTSVQHRGSGLSFRGLV; this is encoded by the coding sequence TTGAACATAAAACTTGGTCTCGTTGCTCGTGCCAAGGCTGGTGATTCAGACGCATTCCAAATGCTTATTCACCAAGAAAAAGCAAATCTGTACAAGATGGCTTTTGTGTACACGCGTAACGAAGACGATGCGCTGGAGGTTTTTCAGGAAACGGTCTATAAGGCTCTGATTTCGATTTCAACCCTTAAAGACGATCAATACGTTACGACATGGCTGACGCGGGTTTTGATCAACACGAGTGTACAGCACAGGGGCAGCGGTCTTAGCTTTAGGGGTCTTGTTTAG
- a CDS encoding ATP-binding protein, translated as MLIIKDILLQLLFVIVPVLLYRNVWLGRSTSNKMSVKSSMVIVCSSISVILAMSFPVQLSNGMEYDLRSIPIIITILYAGYIPGILTILVMFVVRIVLGGDGVQMTLLETMVYVIIPFLLVNRWYGYSLRKKLTVVLLIGCLKQLSIISGGMVVLIWRGFPLSIINDYLEPLLEIGYLGLIVQGGAVYFIEFIRESHIIRKQVERSEKLNLISELAASVAHEVRNPLTVVRGFVQLLREETNPKNIEYIRLVLNELDRAEFIISDYLNLAKPHSETLERLEIAHTVKEVTAIMSSYSVMNRVEIACKTEPGLFVESNAVKLKQALMNLMKNGIESMGQGGVLHVTVQAAGNHHVISIRDEGEGMTPEQIEQIGLPFYSTKEKGTGLGLMVTCRIIEAMQGTIHFQSERGHGTQVTIQLPAVHTTGKGGEHGQRSRGVGATLS; from the coding sequence ATGTTAATCATCAAAGACATTTTGCTACAGTTACTGTTCGTTATCGTCCCTGTTTTGCTGTATAGAAACGTTTGGCTGGGGCGATCAACCTCGAACAAGATGAGCGTCAAGTCATCAATGGTTATCGTTTGTAGCTCGATCAGTGTCATTCTTGCCATGAGCTTTCCAGTACAACTCAGTAATGGTATGGAGTACGATTTACGCTCGATACCGATCATTATTACCATTTTGTACGCTGGGTATATCCCGGGCATTTTAACGATTTTGGTTATGTTTGTCGTACGGATCGTTCTGGGTGGCGATGGTGTCCAAATGACGCTTCTCGAAACGATGGTTTACGTGATTATCCCGTTTCTGTTAGTCAATCGATGGTACGGGTATTCTTTGCGAAAAAAACTGACGGTCGTTCTCTTAATCGGATGCTTGAAGCAGCTATCCATCATCAGTGGAGGGATGGTTGTTTTGATCTGGAGAGGGTTCCCGTTGTCCATCATTAACGATTATCTGGAGCCGCTATTGGAAATCGGTTATCTCGGTTTGATCGTGCAAGGTGGAGCCGTTTATTTCATTGAGTTTATTCGAGAATCTCATATTATCCGCAAGCAGGTCGAACGCTCGGAAAAGCTGAACCTGATCAGCGAGCTGGCAGCCAGTGTCGCCCATGAAGTGCGCAACCCACTCACGGTGGTACGAGGCTTTGTCCAATTGTTGCGTGAGGAGACGAATCCGAAAAACATTGAATACATCCGATTGGTCTTAAATGAACTCGATCGGGCTGAATTTATTATTTCCGACTATTTAAATCTGGCCAAGCCTCATTCTGAGACGCTGGAGCGACTGGAGATTGCACATACAGTAAAAGAAGTGACCGCCATCATGTCCTCTTACAGTGTCATGAACCGAGTGGAAATCGCCTGTAAGACCGAGCCGGGCCTATTCGTAGAGAGCAACGCCGTTAAGCTCAAGCAAGCATTGATGAATCTGATGAAAAACGGTATCGAATCGATGGGACAAGGTGGCGTACTTCACGTCACCGTACAAGCAGCCGGGAACCATCATGTGATTTCCATCAGGGATGAGGGAGAGGGGATGACGCCGGAGCAGATTGAACAGATTGGTCTTCCTTTTTATTCCACAAAAGAAAAAGGGACGGGTCTCGGCTTGATGGTAACCTGTCGGATCATCGAGGCAATGCAAGGGACGATCCACTTTCAGAGTGAACGAGGGCATGGAACGCAGGTGACGATTCAACTGCCTGCTGTGCATACGACCGGAAAAGGAGGCGAACATGGACAAAGATCAAGAGGTGTGGGAGCGACTCTTTCATGA
- a CDS encoding N-acetyltransferase, translating into MGVAKALAVRQATMKDVDAMLEIVNEYAQQGLMLPRTKLSFLENLQSFIVAHDGDSVVGVAGLHILWEDLAEIRSLAISEKAKGMGVGKHLVLHLVEQCRLLGIKRVLALTYQQVFFEKCGFWVVAKETLPQKAWKDCINCSKLPMCDEIAMIFETA; encoded by the coding sequence ATGGGTGTTGCAAAGGCTTTGGCAGTACGTCAGGCTACGATGAAAGACGTGGATGCCATGTTGGAGATCGTTAATGAATATGCACAGCAAGGCTTGATGCTGCCACGTACAAAGCTGTCTTTCTTGGAAAACTTGCAATCCTTTATTGTCGCTCATGATGGAGATTCGGTCGTAGGTGTCGCGGGCCTACATATTTTGTGGGAGGACCTGGCGGAGATCCGTTCCTTGGCTATCTCGGAAAAAGCGAAGGGGATGGGCGTTGGGAAACATCTGGTTCTTCATTTGGTTGAGCAATGCCGCCTTTTGGGAATTAAGCGTGTACTGGCGCTGACCTATCAACAAGTGTTTTTTGAAAAGTGCGGATTTTGGGTGGTTGCCAAGGAAACACTGCCGCAAAAAGCTTGGAAGGATTGCATTAACTGCTCCAAGCTGCCGATGTGCGACGAAATTGCTATGATTTTCGAAACAGCCTGA
- a CDS encoding DUF1128 domain-containing protein codes for MADLNQPSVENLAIIIEGIKAKLNMANTAVMRPEDFDLVHYEDLLYLYNMVQKKAAFGINEMTAIVEELGAMRKQS; via the coding sequence ATGGCTGACCTGAATCAACCTTCTGTTGAAAACCTCGCTATTATCATTGAAGGCATCAAAGCAAAGCTGAACATGGCGAATACGGCGGTGATGCGCCCGGAGGATTTCGATCTCGTTCATTACGAGGATTTGCTGTACTTGTACAACATGGTGCAGAAAAAAGCGGCGTTTGGCATCAATGAAATGACCGCCATCGTTGAAGAGCTGGGTGCGATGAGAAAACAATCCTAG